Genomic segment of Verrucomicrobiia bacterium:
ATCTTCATGAAATCTTTCAGGTAAGCCAGGTCATCCTTTTCCGCCTGCTTGTCCACGTACAATTTCTTGCGGCGCTCGAGCGCCGCGGCGATTTCCTCTTCCGGGATCTGCAGATCGTCTTTAAGCGCGGCCGCGATGAAATTCAGGAGAGCCACCTGGAGGCTCAAGGCGAACAAATTGTATTGATCGCTTTCCAGCAAAACCTGCAGGCGCATCGCGGCCAAATAATAATACGCGACCGCGACCTCCAGGAAAAGCCGCTTGGCTTCCGGCGCGGCCAGCTGCCGGCCGGCGGCCTCGAATTCTTTCCCGGCATGCTCGAGATAAATGCCCGCCTGCGTGCAGATCGCCGCCGCCACGCCTTCGGGAGTCAGCGTCAGCGTCTGCTCCGGACGCGGCGACCCCGCGGGGCGCGGCTCCACCACTTTCTTCAGATCGTCGAGCAGGGCTCTGGGATTCATAAGGTGTCCATTATACCTTCGCTCCCGCAAAGACGGCAATGGGCACCTCATAATAAATGCCTCCTCCGTCTTTTCTCGCGCCGACACCCAAGGCGTCCCGGCCGATGTCGGCTTCGAAAATGGCCCGGATTTTCGGTTCGTCGCCAGGATTCGGGAACGACGCTTTGAGCTGCGCTCCGAGCTCGAGCGGCACGCCGTAAAATTCCGAGCGGACGCCGGAGAGCCCGCTTTCGCTGAAGAGTTTCCGGAACTCGGGAAGCGAAAGCGCGTGCACGTGCGAAGGATCGCGCAGCTTCTCGACCGCATCATAGGCCGCGATTTTTTCAGAGGGAAGCGCTACGTCCGCAACGAGCACCGTGCCCCCCGGGCGGCACACGCGCATCATTTCCGCGAGCGCGGCCTTGGGGTCTTCGAAGTGGTGGAAACTGTAGCGCGTGATCACGGCGTCGAAGCGCCCCGATTCGAAAGGAAGCGGCGCAATGCCGCCGACCTTCCAATCGAGATTCGAAAGCCCCTTTTCCCGCTGGCGCTCTTTTGCCGTTTCGATCATCTTCGCCGTGATGTCCACCCCCGTCACGTGCCGCG
This window contains:
- a CDS encoding class I SAM-dependent methyltransferase, with translation MQPQNHKDKIIDQFTKQAVPFTQVPGHQDGIEVLLRLSGVTRGHAVLDVACGPGLVGCAFAPHARHVTGVDITAKMIETAKERQREKGLSNLDWKVGGIAPLPFESGRFDAVITRYSFHHFEDPKAALAEMMRVCRPGGTVLVADVALPSEKIAAYDAVEKLRDPSHVHALSLPEFRKLFSESGLSGVRSEFYGVPLELGAQLKASFPNPGDEPKIRAIFEADIGRDALGVGARKDGGGIYYEVPIAVFAGAKV